A genomic window from Sporosarcina sp. Marseille-Q4063 includes:
- the pstA gene encoding phosphate ABC transporter permease PstA, giving the protein MERVVERKVSRRMTMRLLINTISKYIFLLATLFGLVVLAVLIYRVFSEGFGWLNFDFLTGKLSTQPERAGIMGAILGTFWLMLVVAPVTMFLGVGTAIYLELYAKKGRLQGFIQTNISNLAGVPSIVYGILGLTVFARAMNFGNIVLAGGLTMSLLILPIVIVASQEAIRAVPNPLSEASYGMGATKWQTIKGIILPVALPGILTGAILSLSRAIGETAPLVVIGIPALLIPFPGGIFDKFTVLPMQIYYWTLDSSLTAEYANLAAATIIVLLIALLLLNTTAIVIRNKFQQKH; this is encoded by the coding sequence ATGGAAAGAGTCGTAGAGCGTAAAGTTAGCAGAAGAATGACAATGCGTTTACTTATAAATACTATCTCTAAATACATCTTTCTTCTCGCTACTCTATTTGGTCTCGTTGTCCTTGCAGTTTTAATTTACCGAGTGTTTTCTGAAGGTTTTGGGTGGTTGAATTTCGATTTCTTAACAGGTAAATTATCAACCCAACCTGAACGAGCAGGAATTATGGGCGCAATTCTAGGTACTTTCTGGTTAATGCTTGTCGTTGCGCCTGTCACCATGTTTTTAGGTGTCGGTACAGCAATTTACTTGGAGCTATATGCGAAAAAGGGACGGCTTCAGGGTTTCATTCAAACAAATATTTCAAACTTGGCTGGAGTTCCTTCTATTGTCTACGGAATCCTGGGATTGACCGTATTTGCTCGGGCGATGAATTTCGGTAACATCGTATTAGCGGGCGGACTTACAATGTCGCTTCTAATTCTTCCGATCGTCATTGTGGCAAGTCAGGAGGCAATTAGAGCGGTGCCAAATCCATTAAGCGAAGCCTCTTACGGAATGGGCGCGACGAAGTGGCAAACGATTAAGGGCATCATCTTGCCGGTTGCACTTCCAGGAATATTGACGGGTGCAATCTTATCGCTATCGCGTGCGATTGGCGAAACCGCTCCGTTAGTCGTTATTGGAATTCCAGCGTTGTTAATTCCCTTTCCGGGCGGGATATTCGACAAGTTTACAGTCCTTCCCATGCAAATTTATTACTGGACACTTGACTCATCCCTGACTGCGGAGTACGCAAATTTAGCAGCTGCGACAATCATTGTGCTGCTAATCGCATTATTATTGTTAAACACAACTGCAATTGTCATTCGGAATAAATTCCAGCAAAAGCACTGA
- the pstC gene encoding phosphate ABC transporter permease subunit PstC yields the protein MPIKNEITKNEIGIRELIEQKQRSKNFKESFERAIPIFLFLIASVSILTTVGIIYTLLSETIEFFKRVPIAEFFTGTVLKPLSQTPEFGVLPLIIGTVTSSLIAMAVAAPIGLMSAIYLSEYASEKVRKTVKPLLEILAGIPTIVYGFFAFTFVTPLLREIIPGLAATNILSPGIVMGVMIIPMIASLSEDAMSSVPNSMREGALALGSTKLEVTKKVVIPAALSGIIASFVLGISRAIGETMIVTIASGSTKNFTFDITQSMQTMTAYIVEVTGGDAPAGSTIYYSLYAVAMTLFVFTLLMNLLARSISRKYREEY from the coding sequence ATGCCCATTAAGAATGAAATAACAAAGAATGAGATTGGCATCAGGGAATTAATCGAACAAAAGCAGCGCTCAAAAAACTTCAAAGAGTCATTCGAACGAGCCATTCCAATCTTTCTATTTCTAATTGCTTCTGTATCAATCTTAACAACCGTCGGTATCATCTACACATTGTTATCCGAAACCATCGAGTTTTTTAAACGGGTACCGATTGCAGAGTTTTTTACTGGCACTGTGTTAAAACCACTTAGCCAAACACCAGAGTTCGGTGTCCTGCCACTTATTATCGGTACTGTGACATCATCACTCATCGCTATGGCAGTTGCCGCCCCCATCGGGTTAATGTCGGCAATCTATTTGAGTGAATATGCGTCTGAAAAGGTACGAAAAACAGTTAAACCTTTACTCGAAATACTCGCGGGAATCCCGACAATCGTCTATGGATTTTTCGCATTCACTTTCGTCACGCCGTTACTGCGCGAAATTATTCCCGGGCTTGCGGCAACAAACATATTGAGCCCTGGAATCGTGATGGGGGTTATGATCATTCCGATGATTGCTTCTCTCTCAGAAGATGCGATGAGTTCCGTGCCAAATTCGATGCGTGAAGGTGCATTAGCATTAGGGTCAACGAAATTAGAAGTGACAAAAAAAGTTGTCATTCCTGCCGCCCTTTCAGGAATTATCGCCTCATTTGTTCTTGGAATCTCTCGTGCGATTGGTGAAACGATGATTGTTACGATTGCCAGCGGTAGCACAAAAAACTTCACGTTCGACATTACGCAATCCATGCAAACAATGACCGCTTATATTGTCGAAGTCACGGGCGGAGATGCACCTGCAGGATCCACAATCTATTACAGTCTGTATGCTGTTGCGATGACGCTATTCGTATTTACGCTACTGATGAACTTATTGGCAAGATCAATTTCCCGCAAATATAGGGAGGAGTATTAA
- the glmM gene encoding phosphoglucosamine mutase: MTKYFGTDGVRGIANDELTPELAFRLGRIGSYVLTKDSQEKPRVIVGRDTRISGYMLENALIAGILSTGVEVMTLGVISTPGVAYLTRVMNANGGVMISASHNPVEDNGIKFFGADGYKLTEEQEEEIEKLLNEQEDTLPRPTGSDVGSVMEYFEGGHKYIQYLKQSVEEDFTGIHVAVDCAHGATSTLATHVFADLDADISTMGASPNGLNINDGVGSTHPEKLAEFVLEKEANIGLAFDGDGDRLIAVDENGKIVDGDQIMYIIGRFLQSAGRLKQDTIVSTIMSNLGFYKALTEHGLKSVKTAVGDKYVVEEMVKGGYNLGGEQSGHIIFLDYNTTGDGLLTGLQLVNIMKATGRTLSSLASEMTIYPQELVNVRVTDKNAVTANERVATVIAEVETEMAGNGRVLVRPSGTEPLVRVMVEAPTIDDCKRHVERIVAVVQAEMGLTE, encoded by the coding sequence ATGACAAAGTATTTCGGTACGGATGGCGTACGTGGAATTGCAAATGACGAACTAACCCCAGAGCTTGCTTTTAGACTTGGAAGAATTGGGAGTTACGTGTTAACGAAAGACTCGCAGGAAAAGCCGCGTGTAATTGTTGGAAGAGATACACGTATTTCGGGCTACATGCTTGAAAATGCTTTAATCGCGGGTATTTTATCGACAGGTGTAGAAGTTATGACACTCGGCGTTATTAGCACACCCGGCGTCGCTTATTTGACTCGCGTTATGAATGCAAACGGCGGAGTTATGATTTCCGCATCACATAACCCGGTCGAAGATAACGGCATTAAATTTTTCGGTGCAGATGGCTACAAACTGACAGAAGAGCAAGAAGAAGAAATCGAGAAATTGCTTAATGAACAGGAAGATACGTTGCCACGCCCGACTGGTTCAGATGTCGGTTCTGTAATGGAATATTTTGAAGGTGGCCATAAATATATTCAGTACTTGAAACAATCCGTTGAAGAAGACTTTACGGGTATCCACGTAGCCGTTGACTGTGCGCACGGCGCGACTTCTACATTAGCGACACATGTCTTTGCGGATTTAGATGCTGACATTTCAACGATGGGCGCATCTCCGAATGGACTTAATATAAACGACGGAGTCGGCTCGACACATCCTGAAAAGCTCGCTGAATTTGTCCTCGAAAAGGAAGCGAATATCGGATTGGCCTTTGACGGCGATGGAGATCGTCTAATTGCTGTGGACGAGAACGGTAAAATTGTCGATGGCGATCAAATCATGTATATCATTGGACGTTTCTTGCAATCCGCAGGACGTTTGAAGCAGGATACAATCGTGTCAACGATTATGAGTAATCTAGGGTTTTATAAAGCCCTTACTGAACACGGCTTGAAGAGTGTGAAAACCGCAGTTGGCGATAAATATGTCGTCGAGGAAATGGTAAAAGGCGGTTATAATCTCGGCGGAGAACAATCTGGCCATATTATATTCCTTGACTATAATACGACGGGTGACGGACTTCTAACTGGACTCCAACTTGTGAATATCATGAAAGCAACTGGACGCACATTATCTAGTCTTGCGAGCGAAATGACGATTTACCCGCAAGAACTCGTCAATGTCCGCGTAACTGATAAAAATGCAGTCACAGCCAATGAACGTGTTGCAACAGTAATTGCCGAAGTCGAAACAGAGATGGCTGGTAACGGTCGTGTTCTCGTTCGTCCTTCAGGTACGGAACCACTCGTTCGCGTAATGGTTGAAGCACCGACAATCGATGATTGCAAACGCCATGTAGAACGAATTGTCGCTGTTGTACAAGCTGAAATGGGTTTGACGGAGTAA
- the pstB gene encoding phosphate ABC transporter ATP-binding protein PstB, translated as MTLMTEHKEDVQLRLMENANWRKPVYETNGLNLWYGASHALKNIDLSINEKEVTAIIGPSGCGKSTYLKTLNRMVEMVPDVSISGHVTFKGKNILGNAIPVEMLRSKVGMVFQKPNPFPKSIYENVAYGPKIHGIRNKAMLDNIVEDSLRKAALWDEVKDRLHKSAYGLSGGQQQRLCIARCLAIDPEVILMDEPTSALDPVSTHKVEELINTIKNDVTIAIVTHNMQQAARISDRTAFFLNGEIIECDQTSTIFNNPTDHLTNDYINGRFG; from the coding sequence ATGACATTAATGACAGAGCATAAAGAAGACGTACAACTTCGGCTGATGGAAAATGCCAACTGGCGAAAGCCTGTTTATGAAACGAATGGATTGAATCTTTGGTACGGAGCTTCGCATGCACTGAAGAATATCGATCTATCCATTAATGAAAAAGAAGTCACCGCAATTATCGGTCCATCCGGTTGCGGGAAGTCGACCTATTTAAAAACCCTGAACCGAATGGTGGAAATGGTTCCCGATGTATCTATATCCGGCCATGTTACATTCAAAGGAAAAAACATTCTTGGAAATGCGATACCTGTAGAAATGCTTCGTTCTAAAGTTGGCATGGTTTTCCAAAAGCCAAATCCATTTCCTAAATCGATTTATGAGAATGTCGCATATGGACCTAAAATTCATGGAATCCGAAACAAAGCGATGCTCGACAATATTGTGGAAGATAGTTTGCGAAAAGCTGCCCTTTGGGATGAAGTGAAAGACCGCCTCCATAAAAGTGCTTACGGACTTTCCGGCGGACAACAACAACGACTTTGCATCGCTCGCTGTCTCGCGATAGACCCTGAAGTCATCTTGATGGATGAACCTACTTCCGCTTTAGATCCGGTTTCGACGCACAAAGTGGAAGAGCTCATAAATACTATTAAAAACGATGTGACCATCGCAATCGTCACACATAATATGCAACAGGCAGCACGGATTTCAGACCGCACAGCATTTTTCCTGAACGGTGAAATTATTGAATGTGATCAAACATCCACAATCTTTAATAACCCGACCGACCACCTTACAAATGACTATATAAATGGCCGATTCGGCTAA
- a CDS encoding PstS family phosphate ABC transporter substrate-binding protein, translated as MKLKKYLLLLAVAALAVVVAACGADPKANSDNETEKIEGSVVIDGSGTVYPLMARIAEEYMINEQENVSVEVSRAGTSAGFKKFLVKDGTDFNNASRQIKDEEAAEAEDLGIEVKELKVALDGLTFVINKDNDWAKEMTPEQLISIFKADSGIEKWSDLDPSWPDEKINPMGPNENHGTYEFFYESILEKQDLVDSVNLQQDYSTLVNLVAEDKNGIAFFGFGYYVNNKDKLDAVHVDFGNGAVEPSLDTISEDGDYAQFTRPVFTYLNIQNTTEKPQVLDYAIYLMDNINNFAGETGFAPIPDAEVKESIEYLTGLKNE; from the coding sequence ATGAAATTGAAAAAGTATCTCTTGCTACTGGCTGTGGCAGCTCTTGCTGTAGTTGTTGCTGCATGCGGAGCTGATCCAAAGGCGAATAGCGACAATGAAACAGAAAAGATTGAAGGAAGCGTTGTGATTGATGGATCTGGAACAGTTTATCCGTTAATGGCTAGAATCGCAGAAGAATATATGATAAATGAACAAGAAAATGTATCCGTAGAAGTTAGTCGTGCGGGAACAAGCGCAGGATTTAAGAAGTTTTTAGTAAAAGACGGAACAGACTTTAACAATGCATCCCGTCAAATAAAAGACGAAGAAGCAGCTGAAGCAGAAGATCTAGGAATTGAAGTTAAAGAATTAAAGGTTGCATTAGACGGTTTAACATTTGTGATTAACAAAGATAATGATTGGGCTAAAGAAATGACTCCGGAACAGCTTATTAGCATATTCAAAGCGGACAGTGGCATTGAAAAATGGTCGGATCTAGACCCGAGTTGGCCTGATGAAAAGATTAATCCGATGGGACCGAACGAAAACCACGGAACGTATGAGTTCTTCTATGAAAGCATTTTAGAAAAACAAGATCTCGTAGACAGCGTAAATTTACAACAAGATTACTCAACACTGGTTAACTTAGTAGCTGAAGACAAAAATGGAATTGCATTCTTCGGATTTGGGTACTACGTCAATAATAAAGACAAGTTAGATGCGGTTCATGTAGATTTCGGTAACGGCGCGGTAGAACCATCACTTGATACAATCTCGGAAGACGGCGACTATGCACAGTTTACACGACCAGTCTTCACATACTTGAATATCCAGAACACAACAGAAAAACCACAAGTTCTAGATTACGCGATTTATCTGATGGACAATATTAATAACTTTGCTGGTGAAACTGGTTTTGCACCAATACCAGATGCTGAAGTCAAAGAAAGCATTGAATACTTGACTGGTTTAAAAAACGAATAA
- a CDS encoding YbbR-like domain-containing protein, which yields MDRIMDNPWFLRFTALFLAVILFYSVQTEEGDSNGNKVGDHLDTIRDVPVQVYYDNENLVVTGVPETVNITIEGPVNLVQTTKMLKDFSIIVDLRTLTMGRHQVSIKSENISEKLQVSIDPAMVNVLIEEKITETFKVEPEFNKRLLAEDFHVANMDVVPSTIEVTGAKSIIESISFVKATVSGENGIKESFEQQAKVRVLDRDLNKLDVSIVPETVTVKVEVAENSKEVPIVLKQTGSPPDNVTIDSVSSASEKMTIFGPSKVLDTIDAVTVDVDVSKVKESQTMEVDIPKPKGVSDMSISKIKVDVEATVEEPEPEVEADEKLDEDIASEEAEPSTETISFENVEISVKGLDEKYKSTLLKPENGSVTLTVMAEPDIIGKLAKSDFTVSIDASETVEEGENVYPVTVEGPDNLQWTLSEEEVTMRVELA from the coding sequence ATGGATAGAATTATGGATAACCCATGGTTTCTTCGTTTCACGGCCTTATTTCTAGCTGTTATTTTGTTTTATTCAGTACAGACTGAAGAAGGAGACTCGAACGGCAACAAAGTGGGTGATCATCTCGATACGATTCGTGATGTTCCCGTTCAAGTCTACTATGACAATGAAAATCTAGTTGTGACTGGTGTACCTGAAACCGTTAATATAACAATTGAAGGTCCGGTAAATCTTGTTCAAACAACGAAGATGTTAAAAGACTTCTCAATAATTGTTGATTTACGGACGTTGACGATGGGAAGACATCAGGTTAGTATAAAATCTGAAAATATTTCAGAAAAATTGCAGGTGTCCATTGATCCAGCAATGGTGAATGTATTGATCGAAGAGAAAATCACTGAAACGTTCAAAGTAGAACCCGAATTCAATAAACGGCTACTTGCCGAAGATTTTCATGTTGCAAATATGGATGTCGTTCCGTCGACAATAGAAGTGACGGGTGCTAAAAGTATCATCGAATCGATTAGTTTTGTTAAAGCAACTGTATCAGGAGAAAACGGCATTAAGGAATCATTTGAACAACAAGCTAAAGTCAGAGTGCTTGATCGAGATTTGAATAAGCTAGACGTTTCAATCGTTCCAGAAACGGTCACGGTCAAGGTGGAAGTGGCTGAAAATAGCAAGGAAGTCCCGATTGTTTTAAAACAGACAGGCTCTCCGCCTGATAATGTGACAATCGATTCCGTATCATCTGCATCGGAAAAGATGACGATTTTTGGTCCTAGTAAAGTTCTTGATACAATTGATGCGGTCACAGTCGATGTTGATGTTTCAAAAGTAAAAGAGTCGCAAACAATGGAAGTTGATATTCCAAAACCAAAAGGTGTTTCGGATATGTCAATTTCAAAAATAAAAGTAGATGTTGAAGCCACGGTTGAAGAACCTGAACCGGAAGTAGAAGCGGACGAAAAGTTAGACGAGGATATTGCGTCTGAGGAAGCTGAACCATCAACGGAAACAATCAGCTTTGAAAACGTTGAAATCTCGGTAAAAGGTCTTGATGAAAAATATAAAAGTACGTTACTAAAGCCGGAAAACGGCTCAGTGACATTGACAGTCATGGCTGAACCTGACATCATTGGGAAACTGGCGAAATCTGATTTCACGGTTTCCATTGATGCATCGGAAACAGTTGAAGAGGGCGAGAATGTTTATCCTGTTACAGTAGAAGGTCCTGATAATTTACAGTGGACACTTTCTGAAGAAGAAGTAACGATGAGAGTCGAACTCGCTTAA
- the sigW gene encoding RNA polymerase sigma factor SigW codes for MDDLINKRIDEVLKGDQDAFEEIVTLFQHRLYHVCYRMLSNRQEAEDIAQEAFVRAYINIHTFDQKRKFSTWLFRIATNLCIDRIRKKKPDYYLDANVPGTEGLTMYSQIAAAGELPEEEIERMETQERIQYEIGQLSDKYRSVIILRYIEELPLQEISDILELPLGTVKTRVHRGRAALRKQMGNL; via the coding sequence GTGGATGACTTGATTAATAAACGAATAGATGAAGTGCTGAAGGGCGATCAAGATGCTTTCGAGGAAATCGTGACGCTATTTCAACACCGACTTTACCATGTCTGTTATCGAATGTTGAGTAATCGGCAAGAGGCGGAAGATATTGCGCAAGAGGCATTTGTCCGAGCTTATATCAACATTCATACTTTTGACCAAAAGCGAAAGTTTTCAACATGGTTGTTTAGGATTGCGACGAATTTATGCATTGATCGAATACGAAAGAAAAAGCCGGATTATTACCTGGACGCAAATGTTCCTGGAACGGAAGGACTCACAATGTATTCGCAAATTGCGGCGGCCGGTGAACTTCCAGAAGAAGAAATTGAACGAATGGAAACGCAGGAACGCATTCAATACGAAATAGGCCAGCTTTCCGATAAATATCGTTCCGTAATTATTTTACGTTATATCGAAGAGCTGCCGTTACAGGAAATAAGTGATATTTTAGAATTGCCATTGGGAACAGTTAAAACTCGCGTACACCGCGGTCGAGCTGCCTTAAGAAAACAAATGGGTAATTTGTAG
- the cdaA gene encoding diadenylate cyclase CdaA: protein MPFLEKVVHLSPVATFINIVDVLLVWFVIYQLFKIIKGTKAVQLLKGIFVLIIVRLLTDVFHFDTLKWLLDQVLPWGFLAIIIIFQPELRRALEQLGRGRLFARTAMQEEEEHDRLMEALSKSVNYMAKRRIGALISIERETGLSEYIETGTPLKSVVTSELLINIFIPNAPLHDGAVILHKNQIAAAGCYLPLSESPFISKELGTRHRAALGLSEVTDAITIIVSEETGAISLAIDGELYRDLSIEEFEARLRRVWFGTTTEPKNTSKWKWGVKKNG, encoded by the coding sequence ATGCCGTTTTTGGAAAAAGTTGTTCATCTCAGTCCAGTTGCAACGTTCATTAATATTGTGGATGTGCTTCTTGTCTGGTTTGTTATTTATCAATTATTCAAGATTATTAAAGGAACGAAAGCAGTACAGTTATTAAAAGGAATTTTTGTTCTAATCATTGTTCGACTACTAACAGATGTTTTTCATTTTGATACATTGAAATGGTTGTTAGATCAAGTGTTACCTTGGGGTTTTCTAGCAATCATCATTATCTTCCAACCTGAATTGCGGCGTGCGCTCGAACAACTTGGACGTGGTAGACTTTTTGCGCGGACAGCAATGCAAGAGGAAGAAGAACATGATCGCTTAATGGAAGCCTTGTCGAAATCCGTGAACTATATGGCGAAGCGCCGAATTGGTGCGCTTATCTCAATTGAACGCGAAACAGGGCTGAGTGAATATATCGAAACAGGTACGCCGCTTAAATCCGTTGTAACATCCGAGCTTTTAATAAATATATTTATTCCAAACGCGCCGCTGCATGATGGTGCAGTTATTTTGCATAAAAATCAAATTGCCGCCGCGGGTTGTTATTTACCGCTTTCTGAAAGTCCATTTATTTCAAAAGAGCTGGGAACTAGGCACCGTGCGGCTCTTGGGTTAAGTGAAGTGACGGATGCCATTACAATTATCGTTTCTGAAGAGACAGGCGCGATTAGTTTGGCGATTGACGGAGAATTATATCGTGACCTTAGTATCGAAGAGTTCGAGGCAAGATTGCGACGAGTTTGGTTCGGTACAACAACCGAGCCGAAAAATACTTCCAAATGGAAATGGGGAGTGAAGAAAAATGGATAG
- a CDS encoding amidohydrolase produces MKTVWHNGTIYTMNFEGEQVEALLTEDGKISAIGTYEELKGRADKEIDLKGAVLYPGFVDSHMHMIGHGQRLLSLDLAKAGSAEEMLDMLNDAHKDLTPDEWFIGEGWNENNFPDKRIPRADELDKVTDSPMVLKRTCRHAVLANSKALELAGITKDTTDPEGGVIERDENGEATGYLHESAQDLVLDLLPEPTVESLTKALSKSVDDLVALGLTGAVTDDLGYYGDYTNPLQAFKNVIGDQRKFRAHLLRRSPVFEQIMEEQATYNEPWITPGEMKFFIDGALGGKTALLSKPYSDTPETSGVAVHTDEEIEELVKLARKYDEAIAVHVIGDAAAEKALDAIEKYPVPIGKRDRLIHVNVLRDDLVARMEKLPVILDLQPVFVSSDFPWAMDRLGDERLDWAYAWKKLIDRGFICGGGSDAPVEEVDPLLGIYAAVTRRKPGETHEGYLPNEKLSRFEAVHIFTAGSVATIGKGDVRGKLRENFDADFTILDTDLFTVENEGIVDAKVVMTVVAGDIVYG; encoded by the coding sequence ATGAAAACGGTATGGCATAACGGAACGATATATACGATGAATTTCGAAGGCGAGCAAGTCGAGGCGCTACTTACAGAAGACGGCAAAATTAGCGCGATTGGAACCTATGAGGAATTAAAAGGACGAGCCGATAAAGAAATCGATTTAAAAGGAGCTGTTCTCTATCCAGGTTTTGTCGATAGCCATATGCATATGATCGGACATGGCCAAAGGTTACTGAGCCTTGATTTAGCAAAAGCAGGGTCTGCGGAAGAAATGCTGGACATGCTTAATGATGCGCATAAAGATTTAACGCCGGATGAGTGGTTTATCGGCGAAGGGTGGAACGAAAACAATTTTCCAGATAAAAGAATTCCGCGAGCAGACGAACTAGATAAGGTCACGGATTCACCAATGGTGTTGAAAAGGACATGTCGCCATGCAGTCCTTGCAAACTCAAAAGCTCTTGAACTAGCAGGCATTACGAAAGATACGACGGATCCTGAAGGCGGCGTTATCGAACGCGATGAAAACGGGGAAGCAACTGGCTATCTTCATGAAAGCGCGCAGGATCTGGTGCTAGACTTGCTACCAGAACCAACAGTTGAATCATTGACAAAAGCTTTATCGAAATCCGTCGATGATTTGGTCGCGCTTGGATTAACCGGCGCTGTGACAGATGATCTCGGCTATTACGGTGATTACACAAACCCGCTTCAAGCTTTTAAAAATGTTATCGGCGATCAGCGGAAGTTCCGTGCCCATTTACTTAGAAGATCCCCGGTATTCGAGCAAATAATGGAAGAGCAGGCAACTTACAACGAACCTTGGATAACACCTGGAGAGATGAAGTTTTTCATCGATGGTGCACTTGGCGGAAAGACTGCGTTATTGAGCAAGCCTTATTCAGATACGCCCGAAACATCAGGCGTGGCGGTTCATACCGATGAAGAAATTGAAGAACTTGTTAAATTAGCACGAAAATACGATGAAGCGATTGCGGTCCATGTCATCGGAGATGCGGCTGCAGAAAAAGCATTAGATGCCATCGAAAAATATCCTGTTCCTATAGGAAAGCGCGACAGATTGATTCATGTGAATGTGTTGCGTGACGATTTGGTTGCGAGAATGGAAAAACTTCCAGTCATTCTGGATTTACAACCGGTATTTGTGTCGTCGGATTTCCCATGGGCGATGGATCGGTTAGGCGATGAGCGTCTGGACTGGGCCTACGCTTGGAAAAAGTTAATCGACCGTGGATTTATTTGCGGCGGCGGCTCGGATGCGCCGGTCGAAGAAGTGGATCCTTTACTCGGAATCTATGCTGCCGTGACGCGTCGGAAACCAGGCGAGACCCATGAAGGCTATTTGCCTAATGAGAAACTTAGTCGTTTCGAAGCGGTGCATATATTTACTGCAGGAAGCGTTGCGACTATTGGAAAAGGCGACGTGCGCGGGAAACTTCGTGAAAACTTCGATGCGGATTTTACGATTCTCGATACGGATTTATTCACTGTTGAAAATGAAGGAATCGTTGATGCGAAGGTTGTCATGACTGTAGTTGCTGGTGACATTGTTTATGGGTAG
- a CDS encoding YtoQ family protein — protein MRLTVYLAGEIHSAWREEVKVKVAALNLPIDFVGPMEDHDRSDNIGEEILGEQPNAIFKDAAASNFNNLRTEILMKKADLVIALFGEKYKQWNTAMDASAAVAYGKPLILIRQEEHHHALKELSRKAHATVETVDQAIKALHYIFE, from the coding sequence TTGAGATTAACTGTTTATTTGGCAGGAGAAATTCATAGTGCGTGGCGTGAGGAAGTTAAAGTGAAAGTAGCAGCTTTGAATTTGCCAATTGATTTCGTCGGACCGATGGAAGATCACGACCGTTCCGATAATATCGGAGAAGAAATTTTAGGCGAACAGCCAAATGCAATTTTTAAAGATGCAGCGGCTTCGAACTTTAATAACTTGCGAACGGAAATTCTAATGAAGAAAGCCGATCTTGTCATCGCTTTGTTCGGCGAAAAGTACAAGCAATGGAATACCGCAATGGACGCGAGCGCAGCCGTTGCATACGGAAAACCGCTAATTCTTATTCGCCAGGAAGAACATCATCATGCACTGAAGGAATTATCGCGTAAAGCACACGCCACTGTAGAAACAGTCGACCAAGCGATAAAAGCATTGCATTATATATTTGAATGA
- a CDS encoding zf-HC2 domain-containing protein, whose protein sequence is MNTCPEHIVHSMHAYLDGDINRDDERELMKHLESCSDCNELMESMSDSIALLENIEPMQAPDGFVEGVMNRLPKEKKQAGVQRWLRKHPLLAAAALFFLMMSVSTFSNFGNDQQFSVTKQPNLVVEGETVLVPEGEVVKGDVVVKNGELRVDGEVDGNITVIGGSKYMASTAVVTGEIEEINKAFDWLWYKIKSTAKDIWPSSKNEEPVEE, encoded by the coding sequence ATGAATACGTGTCCGGAACACATCGTTCATTCTATGCACGCGTATTTAGATGGTGACATAAACCGTGATGATGAGCGAGAATTGATGAAGCACCTCGAATCATGTTCGGATTGTAATGAGCTAATGGAAAGTATGAGCGATTCAATCGCACTTTTAGAGAATATAGAACCAATGCAAGCACCTGACGGATTTGTTGAAGGGGTTATGAATCGTCTTCCGAAAGAGAAAAAACAAGCCGGAGTTCAAAGGTGGCTTAGAAAGCATCCGCTATTGGCGGCTGCGGCGTTATTCTTTCTAATGATGAGCGTTTCAACGTTTTCAAATTTCGGCAATGACCAACAATTTTCAGTGACGAAACAACCGAACCTCGTTGTGGAAGGGGAAACTGTGCTCGTTCCCGAAGGTGAAGTCGTAAAAGGCGATGTTGTCGTGAAAAATGGAGAACTTCGTGTTGACGGCGAAGTAGATGGGAATATTACAGTTATTGGCGGATCGAAATATATGGCTTCCACTGCGGTTGTAACAGGAGAAATAGAAGAAATCAATAAGGCATTTGATTGGCTATGGTATAAAATTAAAAGTACAGCCAAAGATATTTGGCCTTCATCGAAAAATGAAGAGCCTGTAGAAGAGTAA